In one window of Agrobacterium larrymoorei DNA:
- the truA gene encoding tRNA pseudouridine(38-40) synthase TruA codes for MPRFRMTVEYDGTPYFGWQRQAVGPSVQGALEAAILSLTTETVSIRGAGRTDSGVHARGQVVHVDLSRDWQPYKLRNALNAHLAMANEAVSVLDVEAVTEDFDARFSAIRRHYLYRIISRRSRLALEHKRAWWVAKDLDHEAMHAAAQTLVGRHDFTTFRSVHCQANSPVRTLDRLDVTRNGDLIEIRATAQSFLHNQIRSFAGTLKMAGEGAMTTDDVRAALEARDRKACGPVAPPEGLYFMQVDYPDVIPPRTPRTERQNDGDDLS; via the coding sequence ATGCCACGCTTCCGCATGACCGTCGAATATGATGGCACGCCCTATTTCGGCTGGCAGCGGCAGGCCGTCGGCCCCTCGGTGCAGGGGGCTTTGGAAGCCGCCATTCTCTCATTGACGACGGAAACCGTCAGCATTCGCGGCGCGGGCCGCACAGATTCCGGCGTCCATGCCAGAGGGCAGGTCGTGCATGTCGATCTTTCGCGGGACTGGCAGCCCTATAAGCTGCGCAACGCGCTGAACGCCCATCTTGCTATGGCCAATGAGGCCGTGTCGGTTCTGGATGTGGAGGCGGTGACCGAGGATTTCGACGCCCGCTTTTCCGCCATCCGCCGCCATTATCTCTATCGCATCATCTCCCGCAGATCACGGCTGGCGCTGGAGCATAAGCGCGCGTGGTGGGTGGCGAAGGATCTGGATCACGAGGCGATGCATGCTGCCGCACAGACGCTGGTCGGCAGGCATGATTTCACGACGTTTCGCTCGGTTCACTGTCAGGCCAACAGCCCGGTCAGAACACTCGACCGGCTGGATGTGACGCGAAATGGCGATCTGATCGAAATCCGCGCCACTGCGCAGAGCTTCTTGCACAATCAGATACGCTCCTTTGCCGGCACGTTGAAAATGGCAGGCGAGGGGGCAATGACGACCGATGACGTGCGCGCCGCACTCGAAGCGCGGGACCGTAAAGCTTGTGGCCCGGTCGCGCCCCCGGAAGGGCTCTATTTCATGCAGGTGGATTACCCGGATGTAATCCCGCCACGAACGCCAAGAACGGAGCGCCAGAATGACGGTGACGATCTATCATAA
- the fmt gene encoding methionyl-tRNA formyltransferase: MALRIIFMGTPEFSVPTLRALAEAGHEIAAVYTQPPRPGGRRGLDLQKSPVHQAAELLGFPVLTPLNFKTDEDRQQFAAFTADVAVVVAYGLLLPEAILNGTRLGCYNGHASLLPRWRGAAPIQRAIMAGDAETGMMVMKMEKGLDTGPVALTARVAIGENMTAGELHDSLMLAGARLMREAMQKLEGDELPLTVQAEEGVLYAAKIDKGETRIDFSRASQDVHNHIRGLSPFPGAWFEMEINGKPERVKVLASELAEGMGEAGAALDDHLTIACGSGAVRLVKLQKAGGKPMLAADFLRGTPVSAGTRLG; this comes from the coding sequence ATGGCTCTTCGTATCATTTTCATGGGAACGCCGGAATTTTCCGTGCCCACCCTGCGCGCGCTTGCCGAAGCGGGCCATGAGATTGCGGCGGTCTATACCCAGCCGCCACGCCCGGGCGGTCGCCGCGGGCTGGACCTGCAAAAATCCCCCGTGCATCAGGCGGCGGAGCTTCTCGGCTTTCCGGTTCTAACGCCTCTGAACTTCAAGACGGACGAAGACCGTCAGCAATTTGCCGCCTTCACTGCGGATGTCGCAGTGGTCGTGGCCTATGGCCTTCTGTTGCCGGAAGCGATTTTGAATGGCACGCGGCTTGGCTGCTATAATGGCCACGCCTCGCTGCTACCGCGCTGGCGCGGTGCCGCTCCCATCCAGCGCGCCATCATGGCGGGCGATGCCGAAACGGGCATGATGGTGATGAAGATGGAGAAGGGTCTGGATACTGGCCCCGTCGCTCTGACCGCCCGTGTCGCCATCGGCGAAAACATGACGGCTGGCGAACTGCATGACAGCCTGATGCTGGCCGGTGCGAGGCTGATGCGAGAGGCCATGCAGAAGCTGGAAGGCGATGAGCTGCCGCTGACGGTTCAGGCCGAGGAAGGCGTGCTCTATGCCGCCAAGATCGACAAGGGCGAAACGCGCATCGATTTTTCCAGAGCCTCGCAGGATGTGCACAATCACATTCGCGGCCTGTCTCCCTTTCCGGGCGCATGGTTCGAAATGGAGATCAACGGCAAGCCGGAACGCGTGAAGGTTCTGGCCAGCGAACTGGCGGAAGGCATGGGTGAGGCGGGTGCCGCACTCGACGACCACCTGACCATTGCCTGCGGCAGTGGTGCAGTACGCCTCGTAAAGCTGCAAAAAGCGGGCGGCAAGCCCATGCTGGCTGCGGATTTTCTGCGTGGAACTCCGGTGTCTGCCGGAACGAGGCTTGGCTGA
- the def gene encoding peptide deformylase, producing MTIKPLIILPDPLLRQQSKPIETVDSEIARLADDMLETMYDAPGIGLAAIQVGIPRRMLVIDLSREDEEKKPIVFINPEILKVSDDVSTYEEGCLSIPDYYAEVERPASLTVGYIDRDGKQQTVEADGLLATCLQHEIDHLNGVLFIDHISRLKRDMVIKKFTKAARANI from the coding sequence ATGACCATCAAGCCTCTTATCATTTTGCCCGATCCGCTGCTGCGTCAGCAATCCAAGCCAATCGAAACGGTGGATTCGGAGATTGCCCGTCTCGCCGACGACATGCTGGAAACCATGTATGATGCGCCGGGCATCGGCCTTGCCGCCATTCAAGTCGGCATTCCGCGCCGCATGCTGGTGATCGACCTTTCGCGCGAGGACGAGGAAAAGAAGCCGATCGTTTTCATCAATCCGGAAATCCTGAAGGTTTCGGACGATGTCTCGACCTATGAGGAAGGCTGTCTTTCGATCCCGGATTACTATGCCGAGGTCGAGCGCCCGGCATCGCTGACGGTGGGCTATATCGACCGCGACGGCAAACAGCAGACCGTCGAGGCCGATGGCCTTCTGGCAACCTGCCTTCAGCACGAGATCGACCATCTGAACGGCGTGCTGTTCATCGACCATATTTCGCGCCTGAAGCGGGACATGGTCATCAAGAAATTCACCAAGGCAGCCCGCGCCAATATCTGA
- a CDS encoding DNA recombination protein RmuC — MNIDLDALGSTAFSLGTVHISVGAVLFVLAFIGLIIVFFLLRKPPAPDQSREDLAELLKTQAELQGRIAAMADTFSARQNEMSQTLNERLDGMSQRLGTTLTEQTRSTHENLSKLQERLAVIDAAQGNIQDLAKDVIGLQAILSNKQTRGAFGQARMEALIADALPNGAYQLQPTLSNGFRPDCTIKMPNNAPPLVIDAKFPLEAWNALKADESPDAKRAATQQFRRDMEVHIRDVAEKYLITGETQDTAFIFVPSESIFADIHQHFEYLVQRAHRARVVIVSPSLLMLSVQVIQSVLKDQRMREQAHLIQGEVALLMDDVRRLDERTRKLQTHFGQAQKDVDMMLTSSEKVLARGGKIGSLDFSPVMKEVPHSESEHLRRIADARSGATKLRVVDDE; from the coding sequence ATGAACATTGATCTCGATGCCCTCGGCAGCACGGCTTTCAGTCTCGGAACAGTCCATATTTCGGTCGGCGCGGTTCTTTTCGTGCTGGCTTTCATTGGGTTGATCATCGTCTTCTTTTTGCTGCGCAAACCGCCAGCGCCCGACCAGTCTCGTGAAGACTTGGCGGAGCTTTTGAAGACACAGGCGGAGCTTCAGGGCCGCATCGCTGCCATGGCCGATACGTTTTCCGCCCGCCAGAACGAGATGAGCCAGACGCTGAACGAACGCCTCGACGGCATGTCGCAACGCCTTGGCACGACGCTGACGGAACAGACGCGCTCCACCCACGAGAACCTCAGCAAGCTGCAAGAGCGGCTGGCCGTCATCGATGCGGCGCAGGGCAATATTCAGGATCTGGCAAAGGACGTAATCGGGCTTCAGGCGATCCTTTCCAACAAGCAGACGCGCGGCGCTTTTGGACAGGCACGCATGGAGGCGCTGATTGCGGATGCACTGCCCAACGGCGCGTACCAGCTGCAACCGACCCTTTCGAATGGTTTCCGGCCCGATTGTACGATCAAGATGCCGAACAATGCGCCGCCATTGGTCATCGACGCGAAGTTTCCTCTGGAGGCGTGGAACGCGCTGAAGGCGGATGAATCGCCGGATGCCAAGCGCGCGGCGACCCAACAGTTTCGTCGCGATATGGAGGTTCATATCCGCGATGTGGCCGAAAAATATCTGATTACCGGCGAAACGCAGGACACCGCCTTCATCTTCGTGCCATCGGAATCCATCTTTGCCGATATTCATCAGCACTTCGAATATCTGGTGCAGCGGGCGCATCGCGCGCGCGTGGTGATCGTGTCGCCCTCCCTCCTCATGCTCTCGGTTCAGGTCATTCAATCGGTGTTGAAGGACCAGCGGATGCGCGAGCAGGCACATCTCATTCAGGGCGAAGTGGCGCTGTTGATGGATGATGTGCGGCGGCTGGATGAGCGGACACGCAAGCTGCAAACCCATTTCGGGCAGGCGCAGAAGGATGTCGATATGATGCTGACCTCCTCCGAAAAAGTGCTGGCGCGCGGCGGCAAGATCGGTAGCCTCGACTTTTCGCCGGTCATGAAGGAAGTTCCGCATTCCGAATCGGAGCATTTGCGGCGCATAGCCGATGCGCGGTCCGGTGCTACCAAGCTTCGCGTGGTGGATGATGAGTAG
- a CDS encoding ribokinase: MITVFGSINMDLVATSERLPKPGETVTGKSFSTAAGGKGANQALAARRAGAEVKMAGAVGDDTFAAPALTLLRDARADLSLVKTVAEPTGTAVILIGEGGENMISVIPAANGTVSPEDATRAVSQMSEGDTLMLQFEIPADAIEASLKAAKAKRVTTIINTAPLTADAARLSRLADIVIANETEFELLIGKNGLSSADREKEIVALHGETSQTLIVTLGAEGVIAIRNGKVFKAQGLKIEPVDTVGAGDTFCGYLAASLDAGHDFEKALRRAAVAGSLACTREGAQPSIPVAADVDAKV; encoded by the coding sequence ATGATTACTGTTTTCGGCTCCATCAACATGGACCTCGTCGCCACCTCCGAACGCCTGCCAAAGCCCGGCGAGACGGTGACGGGCAAAAGCTTTTCCACCGCAGCAGGCGGCAAGGGCGCCAATCAGGCGCTGGCCGCACGCCGTGCGGGAGCCGAGGTGAAAATGGCGGGCGCGGTTGGTGACGATACATTCGCCGCACCGGCGCTGACGCTGCTGCGCGATGCGCGCGCCGATCTATCGCTGGTCAAGACGGTTGCCGAGCCGACAGGGACAGCCGTGATCCTCATCGGCGAGGGTGGCGAGAACATGATTTCGGTCATCCCGGCTGCAAATGGCACGGTTTCGCCCGAGGACGCTACGCGCGCCGTTTCGCAGATGAGCGAAGGCGACACGCTGATGCTCCAGTTCGAAATTCCGGCAGATGCTATCGAAGCCTCGCTGAAGGCGGCAAAGGCCAAGCGGGTAACGACGATCATCAACACCGCACCTTTGACTGCCGATGCTGCCCGCCTCTCGCGCCTCGCGGATATCGTCATTGCCAATGAGACCGAGTTCGAGCTTCTCATCGGCAAGAACGGTCTGTCATCTGCTGATCGTGAGAAGGAAATCGTAGCGCTTCATGGCGAGACCAGCCAGACGCTGATCGTCACACTCGGAGCCGAAGGCGTTATCGCCATTCGCAATGGCAAGGTGTTCAAGGCGCAAGGGCTGAAGATCGAGCCGGTCGATACGGTTGGTGCAGGCGATACGTTCTGCGGCTATCTGGCGGCAAGTCTGGATGCCGGGCATGATTTCGAAAAGGCTCTGCGCCGGGCTGCCGTGGCCGGTTCGCTGGCATGCACTCGAGAGGGTGCACAGCCTTCGATACCGGTTGCAGCGGATGTGGATGCGAAGGTTTGA
- a CDS encoding NUDIX domain-containing protein — translation MSIAHRIKIEDVKVLSDDWYLLKKTTFSFLREDGSWQQQSRETYDRGNGATILLYDPTRRTVILTRQFRYPAFVNGHDDLLIEAPAGLLDNAEPEARIRAETEEETGFKVRHVRQIFDAFMSPGSVTERLHFFVGEYQPGDRTSEGGGNEEEGEDIAVLEIGIDKALAMIASGAIRDGKTIMLLQYAALNVFGGQ, via the coding sequence ATGAGCATCGCACACCGTATCAAGATCGAAGACGTCAAGGTCCTGTCAGACGACTGGTACCTGTTGAAGAAGACGACCTTTTCCTTTTTGCGAGAAGACGGCAGCTGGCAGCAGCAATCGCGCGAGACCTATGATCGCGGCAATGGCGCAACGATCCTGCTCTACGACCCCACCCGCCGTACGGTCATCCTCACCAGACAATTCCGCTACCCCGCCTTCGTCAACGGTCATGATGACCTGTTGATCGAAGCGCCCGCCGGATTGCTCGACAATGCAGAACCCGAAGCGCGTATCCGTGCCGAAACGGAAGAAGAAACCGGCTTCAAGGTCCGCCACGTCCGCCAGATCTTCGACGCCTTCATGAGCCCCGGTTCAGTGACCGAAAGACTGCATTTCTTCGTCGGCGAATATCAACCTGGAGACAGAACGTCTGAAGGCGGCGGCAATGAGGAAGAGGGTGAGGATATCGCCGTTCTGGAAATCGGGATCGATAAGGCTTTGGCAATGATTGCGTCCGGGGCCATTCGCGATGGCAAGACGATCATGCTGTTGCAATATGCGGCGTTGAATGTGTTTGGGGGGCAGTAA
- a CDS encoding DeoR/GlpR family DNA-binding transcription regulator codes for MLTSERKELIQQRLREEGRLVAKSFSQQLGVSEDTIRRDLRELAKDGLLQRVHGGALPASPAIADYSAREEIASAAKIKLGRAAAKLIKPGQIVFLDGGTTNLQLARHLPLDLHATIITHSPSIAVELARHPFVELELIGGRLFKHSIVTMGAASAEAISGIRADMFFMGATGVHAEAGVTTGNRDEAAIKRLIAQRSAETILIATGDKLGAASPYSIIPMAEIATLVTEEGLPDTVLQAIKAAGPSVLQV; via the coding sequence ATGCTGACATCGGAACGCAAGGAACTCATCCAACAACGCCTCAGAGAAGAAGGGCGACTCGTTGCCAAGAGCTTCAGCCAGCAATTGGGCGTTTCCGAAGACACGATACGTCGTGATCTGAGGGAACTGGCGAAGGACGGTCTGCTGCAAAGGGTTCATGGGGGCGCGCTGCCCGCTTCTCCCGCTATTGCGGATTACAGTGCGCGCGAAGAGATCGCATCTGCTGCCAAGATCAAGCTCGGGCGCGCGGCTGCAAAGTTGATCAAGCCCGGACAGATCGTCTTTCTCGATGGCGGGACCACGAACCTTCAGCTTGCCAGGCATTTGCCGCTGGACCTGCACGCGACCATCATCACCCACAGCCCGAGCATCGCCGTCGAGCTTGCCCGTCATCCGTTCGTGGAGTTGGAGTTGATCGGCGGTCGTCTTTTCAAACACTCTATCGTCACGATGGGTGCTGCAAGCGCGGAAGCCATTTCAGGCATTCGGGCGGACATGTTTTTTATGGGGGCGACAGGCGTCCATGCCGAAGCGGGGGTAACGACGGGCAACAGGGATGAAGCCGCGATCAAGAGGCTGATTGCACAACGATCTGCGGAAACGATCCTGATTGCCACCGGAGACAAGCTCGGGGCCGCATCGCCCTATTCCATCATACCTATGGCAGAGATAGCAACGCTTGTAACGGAGGAGGGTTTGCCCGATACCGTACTGCAAGCAATCAAAGCGGCAGGTCCCTCAGTCCTTCAGGTTTGA
- the trmB gene encoding tRNA (guanosine(46)-N7)-methyltransferase TrmB yields the protein MTEERRSRSTEAFYGRRKGKPLRNQQVDSIENLLPLLKVDLSTPAPTPLAALFPADVKSLRLEIGFGGGEHLVHRAAENPSTGFIGVEPFVNSMAKLLGAVREQELMNIRLYDDDATQLLDWLPDACLDHVDLLYPDPWPKKKHWKRRFVSDVNLARFHRVLKPGGKFYFASDIDTYINWTLQHCARHGGFEWTAKTSADWLTPYDNWPGTRYENKAKREGRSSAYLTFLKV from the coding sequence ATGACGGAAGAGCGACGTTCACGGTCAACGGAAGCGTTCTATGGCAGGCGCAAGGGCAAGCCGCTGCGCAACCAGCAGGTAGACAGCATCGAAAACCTTCTGCCGCTGCTGAAGGTCGATCTCTCGACGCCAGCACCGACGCCGCTGGCCGCGCTGTTTCCCGCAGACGTGAAGTCCCTCCGCCTTGAAATCGGCTTCGGTGGTGGTGAGCATCTGGTTCATCGCGCGGCAGAAAATCCCTCCACCGGCTTTATCGGTGTCGAGCCCTTCGTCAATTCCATGGCCAAGCTCTTAGGCGCGGTGCGCGAACAGGAATTGATGAACATCCGTCTCTATGACGATGACGCCACGCAATTGCTGGACTGGCTGCCGGATGCCTGTCTCGATCACGTCGATCTGCTTTATCCCGACCCCTGGCCGAAGAAAAAGCACTGGAAGCGCCGCTTCGTCTCGGACGTCAATCTTGCTCGTTTCCACCGCGTGCTGAAGCCCGGCGGCAAGTTCTACTTTGCCTCGGATATCGACACCTATATCAATTGGACACTCCAGCACTGCGCCCGCCATGGCGGCTTCGAGTGGACGGCAAAAACCTCCGCCGACTGGCTGACGCCCTATGATAACTGGCCCGGCACGCGCTATGAAAACAAGGCCAAGCGCGAAGGCCGCAGCTCTGCCTATCTGACCTTCCTCAAGGTTTGA
- the metK gene encoding methionine adenosyltransferase: MRANYLFTSESVAEGHPDKVCDRISDEIVDLIYREAAKTGVDPWTVRIACETLATTNRVVIAGEVRVPDTLLKKDKDGNVVKDAAGHPMINPSKFKSAARKAIRDIGYEQDGFHWKTAKIDVLLHPQSADIAQGVDNAADKQGDEGAGDQGIMFGYACKETPDLMPAPIYYSHRILQLLANARKGGEGEAAKLGPDAKSQVTVRYVDGKASEAVSIVLSTQHLDASWDSKKVRTVVEPYIREALGDLKIADDCMWYINPTGKFVIGGPDGDAGLTGRKIIVDTYGGAAPHGGGAFSGKDTTKVDRSAAYAARYLAKNVVAAGLADRCTIQLSYAIGVAQPLSVYVDLHQTGKVSEDEVEAAIRKVMDLSPSGIRRHLDLNKPIYAKTSSYGHFGRKAGRDGSFSWEKVDLVKPLKEALKAA, encoded by the coding sequence ATGCGCGCTAACTACCTGTTCACCAGCGAATCCGTCGCTGAAGGTCATCCTGACAAGGTTTGCGACCGTATTTCCGATGAAATCGTCGATCTGATTTATCGTGAGGCCGCCAAGACCGGCGTTGATCCGTGGACTGTTCGCATCGCCTGCGAAACGCTGGCAACCACCAACCGCGTGGTCATTGCCGGTGAAGTGCGCGTTCCCGATACGCTTTTGAAGAAGGACAAGGACGGCAACGTCGTAAAAGACGCGGCTGGTCATCCGATGATCAACCCATCCAAGTTCAAGTCGGCAGCCCGCAAGGCCATCCGCGACATCGGTTACGAACAGGACGGCTTCCATTGGAAGACCGCCAAGATCGACGTTCTGCTGCATCCGCAGTCCGCAGATATCGCGCAGGGCGTGGATAACGCTGCCGACAAGCAGGGCGACGAAGGCGCGGGCGACCAGGGCATCATGTTCGGTTACGCCTGCAAGGAAACGCCGGACCTCATGCCGGCCCCGATCTATTACTCGCACCGCATTCTTCAGCTGCTCGCCAATGCCCGCAAGGGCGGTGAAGGCGAAGCGGCCAAGCTCGGCCCCGATGCCAAGAGCCAGGTCACTGTCCGTTACGTGGATGGCAAGGCGTCCGAAGCCGTCTCCATCGTTCTCTCCACGCAGCATCTGGATGCAAGCTGGGATTCCAAGAAGGTTCGCACAGTCGTCGAGCCTTACATTCGCGAAGCCCTTGGCGATCTGAAGATTGCCGATGATTGCATGTGGTACATCAACCCAACCGGCAAGTTCGTTATCGGCGGCCCGGATGGTGATGCTGGTCTCACCGGTCGCAAGATCATCGTGGACACCTATGGCGGTGCTGCACCTCACGGCGGCGGCGCATTCTCCGGCAAGGATACGACGAAGGTTGACCGTTCCGCAGCTTACGCAGCGCGTTATCTCGCAAAGAACGTCGTGGCCGCAGGCCTTGCAGACCGCTGCACCATCCAGCTGTCCTACGCAATCGGCGTCGCCCAGCCGCTGTCGGTCTATGTCGATCTGCACCAGACGGGGAAGGTCAGCGAAGACGAAGTCGAGGCCGCGATCCGCAAGGTCATGGACCTGTCGCCATCCGGCATCCGCCGTCACCTCGACCTCAACAAGCCGATCTATGCCAAGACCTCTTCCTACGGCCATTTCGGTCGCAAGGCTGGTCGCGATGGCTCCTTCTCCTGGGAGAAGGTGGATCTGGTAAAGCCGCTCAAGGAAGCGTTGAAAGCCGCTTGA
- a CDS encoding helix-turn-helix domain-containing protein, with the protein MIENKKKPNPIDIHVGSRIRLRRTMLGMSQEKLGESLGITFQQIQKYEKGTNRVGASRLQNISGILNVPVSFFFEDAPGEQPNSASGMAEASSSNYVVDFLSSSEGLQLNRAFVKISDPKVRRRIVDLVKALAAEGDAE; encoded by the coding sequence ATGATAGAGAACAAAAAGAAACCTAACCCGATCGACATTCATGTCGGCAGCCGCATCCGCCTGCGCCGCACCATGCTTGGCATGAGCCAGGAAAAGCTGGGCGAGAGCCTCGGCATTACCTTTCAGCAGATTCAGAAGTACGAAAAGGGCACCAACCGCGTTGGCGCAAGCCGTCTTCAGAACATCTCCGGCATTCTCAACGTTCCGGTTTCCTTCTTCTTCGAAGATGCACCGGGCGAGCAGCCGAATTCCGCTTCCGGCATGGCTGAAGCATCCAGCTCCAACTACGTCGTTGATTTCCTGTCCTCTTCGGAAGGTCTTCAGCTGAACCGCGCTTTCGTCAAGATCAGCGATCCGAAGGTCCGCCGCCGTATCGTGGATCTGGTGAAGGCTCTCGCTGCCGAAGGCGACGCTGAGTAA
- the lnt gene encoding apolipoprotein N-acyltransferase yields the protein MERLAGTIMLSSGFSRFLIALGAGAIGAFALPPFGFFATLFVSFTLLVWLLDGTTGSPEGGVLSRAWRAFLLGWIFGLGYFVAGLWWLGNALLLEADEFAWALPLAILGLPACLAIFYGFAVMLANLLWSDGWGRIAALAASFGLIEWLRSFLATGFPWNAIGYGIMPVPLMMQTSNLIGIFGMSILAVFVFASPALLGTRRGMVPGLSVALLLMAVHLGYGAYRLNQPVPDAADGLTVRIVQPSIDQSRKMLNADRAEIFQEHLRLSALPPAAGKKRPDIIVWPETSVPFILTQNPDALEEIAKTLEDGQILLTGAVRMEDAGAGRPPRYYNSVYAVDSQGQIIGATDKVHLVPFGEYVPFENILHRFGIENIIDLPGGFSPAATRTPITLPSGRKLYSFICYEIIFPQEVPADIASAQAIVNVTNDGWFGNTPGPYQHFQQARIRAVETGLPVIRAANTGVSAIIDPLGQIDAGLDYGQTGIIDSTLSRLASGALTSDTRKMHFWLFFITMLSVGAISRSGLVKRKN from the coding sequence ATGGAGCGGCTCGCGGGCACGATCATGTTGAGCAGTGGTTTCAGCCGCTTTCTCATTGCGCTTGGCGCTGGTGCCATAGGCGCTTTCGCTCTACCGCCATTCGGTTTTTTTGCCACGCTTTTCGTCTCTTTTACCCTTCTCGTCTGGCTTCTGGATGGAACGACCGGAAGCCCTGAAGGTGGCGTGCTTTCCCGCGCATGGCGCGCCTTTCTGCTCGGCTGGATATTCGGTCTCGGTTACTTCGTCGCCGGGCTCTGGTGGCTGGGCAATGCGCTGCTTCTGGAGGCGGATGAATTCGCCTGGGCTCTGCCGCTCGCCATTCTTGGCCTGCCAGCCTGCCTCGCCATCTTCTATGGCTTCGCCGTCATGCTGGCCAATCTTCTCTGGTCGGACGGCTGGGGCCGGATTGCCGCGCTGGCCGCCTCTTTCGGACTTATCGAATGGCTGCGCAGCTTCTTGGCGACGGGCTTTCCCTGGAACGCGATCGGTTATGGCATCATGCCGGTTCCGCTGATGATGCAGACCTCCAATCTCATCGGCATTTTCGGCATGTCGATACTGGCGGTCTTCGTGTTTGCAAGCCCCGCGCTTCTCGGCACCCGTCGCGGTATGGTGCCCGGCCTCTCCGTCGCGCTCCTTCTCATGGCCGTCCATCTGGGTTACGGAGCCTACCGTCTCAATCAGCCTGTTCCAGACGCAGCGGATGGGCTGACCGTCAGGATCGTGCAGCCCAGCATCGACCAGTCTCGCAAGATGCTGAACGCGGATCGCGCCGAGATCTTTCAGGAACACCTTAGGCTTTCGGCCCTGCCGCCAGCCGCTGGTAAGAAGCGTCCGGATATCATCGTCTGGCCGGAGACCTCCGTTCCTTTCATTCTGACGCAGAACCCGGATGCGCTGGAGGAGATTGCCAAGACGCTGGAAGATGGACAAATTCTGCTGACCGGTGCCGTGCGCATGGAGGATGCGGGTGCGGGCCGCCCGCCTCGCTATTACAATTCCGTCTATGCAGTCGATAGCCAGGGTCAGATCATCGGCGCGACCGATAAGGTCCACCTTGTGCCCTTCGGTGAATATGTTCCCTTCGAAAATATCCTGCACCGCTTCGGCATAGAGAACATCATCGATCTGCCCGGCGGGTTTTCTCCCGCTGCCACCCGCACGCCGATCACGCTTCCGTCCGGCAGGAAGCTTTATTCCTTCATCTGCTACGAGATCATCTTCCCGCAAGAGGTGCCCGCCGATATTGCCTCAGCCCAGGCCATCGTCAACGTCACCAATGACGGCTGGTTTGGCAATACGCCCGGGCCGTATCAGCATTTTCAGCAGGCACGCATACGTGCGGTTGAAACGGGACTGCCGGTGATTCGCGCGGCCAATACCGGAGTTTCGGCCATAATTGACCCACTGGGGCAAATTGACGCAGGGCTTGACTATGGCCAAACGGGAATAATCGATTCTACTTTAAGTAGATTGGCATCTGGCGCTCTCACCAGCGATACCCGTAAAATGCACTTTTGGTTGTTCTTTATAACAATGCTGTCGGTTGGCGCGATTTCTCGGTCTGGTTTAGTCAAACGCAAGAATTGA